The nucleotide window AAGGACAAAAAGAAGGAGTAAAGATAAAAGAAATATTGGCAACAGAAGAAGTAAAAAATAAAAAGATAGAAACAAAAGCAAAAAACACAGAGAAGATAAAAGGAAAGATAAATAAAATAATAAAAGAATTAATAGAAAAAGAAAACAAATTGCCAGAAGAAATAAAAAAAGAAGATTATATATTTTATAAAGAAAAATTAGGATTAATTATTTCGAATTTAGATGAAGCAAATCTATTAATAATCCAAAAAAACGTTATAAGTTCTAATATTCTAAAGAAAGATATAAATGAAATTATAAAAGTAAAATTTAATACAGGATTGGTAGGATATATAGAGAATAACAAAAAAGAAAAAATGAAATTAATTTTATTAAATGAAAAAACAAAAAAAATTGATAATGCAAATAGTAATATTGATATATTAAAAAACGATTTAAAAAGCATAATAGAAAATAAGATAAAAATATTTAAAAGAAGCAATGAGAAAAATAAAATTTTATATTCTGATGAAAAGGTGGATTTACTAATAGCAAAACATTCTTTGAAAAAAAACACTTTGAAGAAAGTATTAAAGGAAAAAACCAGTATTACATCGAAAAATATAATGTCTAATGTAAAAATAATAAAAAAGGTTATATCAGATGATGCAGAAATAATACTAAAAAAGAAGAATTCTGATATAAATGTAAAAAATATAATTAAATACATGGATTCTATGACATATAAAATATATAAAAATGATTATAAAGAGGATGAAAAGAATATTTTAAATTTAAAAACATTAAATAAATATAGAGGAAAAACGAACTTAAATTCAAATAATATTAATTATTTACATCCGTTAATAGAATTAAATAATTCAAGTAATAAAAACAATAACGTATACGTAAAAACTGTTTCGCTAAATAAAATACTACCTGAAATACAGAATTTAATTGAAAAAGCACGAAATTTTCCAAAATATTTTGAAAGAACGGTATTTAAAATTAATCCTCCAGATTTAGGAAATATTGAAATTACAATAATAAAATCACACAAAAATGTAAAGATACAATTTTCATTAGAAAATAATGAGAACAGAAAGGAACTAGAAAAAAGAATAGAACCACTATTGATAAATTTAAAAGAAAAATATGAAAAAGTAGAATTTTTATTTGAATCAGAAGTTGAAGAACAAAATAAAGAAAATCATAATAATGATCGTAATAATAATGAAGAGGAAAAATTTTCAGATGAAAACAAATCTTCTAAAAAAAATGAAAAGAAAAAAAGCGAAGACAAACAATTTTTTAATATTTTAAGAGGTGAATATTATGATTAATGGGATAAACAATTTAAATTATTTTTCACCATCCTCTCAATTAAATAGCAATGAACCTAAAAAAGAATTAGATAAAGATGCTTTTTTAAAAATATTAATGACACAGTTAAAATATCAAGACCCAACAAATACAATGAATGATAAAGAATTTATTTCGCAAATGTCGCAATTGTCTTCTACTGAACAGATTATGAATATGAGTAAATCTTTTCAGGAAATGGTTTCTTCACAAATGAATTTATTTAAAGTTCAGGCTTCCAATTTAATAGGAAAAACTGTTGTGGTAGAAAATAACAAAATAAATTTAACAGGTGGTTTTTCAGATGCAATAGTTTATAATCTTGAAGAACCAACAAAAGTATATGTTGACATATATGATAAGAAAAACAATTTAGTATATACCAGAGAATTAGGAATTCAGGAAGAAGGAATGAAAACTTTCAATTGGGATGGAATAAGTACTAACGGAGTAAAAATGCCTGATGGAGAGTATAAATATGAAATATATACATTTAGAGATGGAAAAAAAGAAAAGATTGGTGGGTTGGATGGAGGAAAAGTTGATGCAGTTCAATTTGATGATAATAAATTTTATGTATTAGTAAATGGCCAAAAATACAGTACAGAAAAAATTATTGAAATATCAGAAATATAAAATAATATAAATTTAGGAGGAGATTATTATGTTAAGAGCTATGTTTAGTGGACAAAGTGGATTGAAAAATTTTCAGACACAATTAGATGTAATAGGAAATAATATTTCAAATGTAAATACAGTTGGATATAAAACATCAAGGGTGACTTTTCAAAATACATTGTCTCAAACATTATCAGAAAGTAGAGGTGCAAGTGGGCAATTTGGTGGCACAAATGCCATTCAAGTTGGGCTTGGTTCTAAAATAGCTTCTATAGATAAAATAATGACACAAGGATCACTTCAAAATACAGGGAATAAAACAGATATGGCAATAAAAGGAGAAGGTTTTTTTGTTTTATCAGATGGACTTTCAAAATATTTTTCAAGAGCTGGTAATTTTACATTGGATTCAGAAGGCCATTTTGTAAATCCTTCAAGTGGAATGAAATTGCAAGGATGGAATGCGAAGGTTACAGATACTGGAAAAAGATATATAGATTCTAATGAACCAATACAAGATATTACAATTTCGCCTAATTTAGTAATGGAAGCAAGAGAAACAACATTCTTAAATTTATCAGATAATTTAAATTCTGATGTTGGTATAAAGGAAACAACAATGACAATAAAATCATCATCTGGAGATGTTGTTCCGGTTAAATTTACATTTGAAAGAATAATGTCTGAACAATATAAAGACAGAATTGTATATAGATGGCATGCTGAACCTGTAGATCCAGATAAAAACTATGAATTGCTCGGTGGAAGTAATTACGGAGAAGTCGAGCTTGACGAAGTAGGAAATGTATTAAGATGGTCTAATTATCCAGGGCATGTTGTAAGAGCGAACGCAGCAAATGATTTTAATTCATCATTTCCTGCAGGTTCAAGAATAGATTTAGGTAAAAATGGTATAGATTGGCCATTAAGAGCTTATGGAGATATTTCTGTTTCAGATAGTAATGGATCACCTGTTACACTACTATCTCAGGATGATGATGATGGAAGTGGAACTATAGATGCATCAGATAGACCAGATATTTTAATTTATAGAGATGCTACTAATCCAAATCAAGTAACAATACAGGTTTCTGATAATGCTGGAACAACATATACAGGTACAATTACAACAGATGGTACATTTTATGACTTAAACAGATTATTTGCGCAAGGGGTTACATTAGATGATGGTGCAGGAAATAAGATAACATTAAAAAATTTGATATTAGACTCAGGTATTTCAGAATCCGTAGCGTTATTGCCAGTTGGTCAGGCAAATGCATTGTCTGTAGAACTTTATCAATCAAGTTCTGATGATAAGACAGAATGGGGGCTTGATGGAATATATATGACAGATACAAAAGGAGAATTAATACCAAAATATCAAGATGAAGATAATAGATTGCAATTGACAGATGGAACTAATCAAAGAGATGTGAAATTTTTAGGGGGTATATCTTTAAAAGATAGTCAAAATAATGAAATTTTTTATGATCCGAGAGATATAGCATTTAGTGTAGATGCAACTGGTAATGTAACAATAACTTTAAAAGTAGAAGAGAGCGGAACATTAAAAACTGTAACGTTTACAGATGCAGACGGAAATAGTGCATCTGCTGATACAGTTGAAGAATTTAATTCTAAAATGGAAAGTGGTTGGAAATCTGCAGATGGAAAATATACAATTTCTGGATTGTCTGTTATTGAAGCAAATGCAACAGATACATTTGTGAATACTACTACGAATACAAGTGGTGAAACTTCTGAAGCAGGTACTGTTCGATATGTTGCAGCAAAAAAGATTATTCAAACACCTGTCTCAGGAGAGTTGAGATTAATTGATACAGAAAATTCACAAAATTATAAAATAGCAGAGTATGAAAACCCGAATGTTGTAATATCTACGAAGGTTTATGATTCACTTGGAAATGATTATGATATTAATATAAAATATTCAAAAATTTCTGATAATACATGGTATTGGAAGGCAGAAACAGTTGATGGACAACCATTATATAAAATAACAGAAGATGGTACAACAACATCAGATCCTGCAGAGGGTGTAATAGCATTTGATGGTAAAGGACAATATTTAACCTCAAGATGGAGATTGGACTCTGTTGGATATGTTGATTATAATACTTCAGATAATGATAATGGTTCAATAGGTTTCTGGTTTGATCCAGCAAGTACAGGAGCATCACCTAATGAAAGAGTAGCTCCAGCATCTGTTGCTGCTGCAGGACCTGTAAAGGTGAATTTGAATATGTATGATTTAACACAATTTGCGGCTCCAAATTCAGTTAATATTGCAGATCAGGATGGAAATGCAAAAGGAGTATTACAAAACTTTACAATAAATGATTTAGGCGAAGTTTTAGGGATATTTTCAAATGGGAAATCGGATTTAATAGCTCAAGTTGCAGTAGCAAAATTTACTAATCCTGGTGGGTTAATTGATATGGGAAATTCATTATTTACTCAAAGTGAGAATAGCGGTATTGCTAAAATAGGATCATTTGGAGAAGAAGGAGCAGGAACATTAATATCAGGAGCATTAGAAATGTCAAATGTTGATTTATCAGAAGAATTCACAAAAATGATTACGGCTCAAAGAGGATTTCAAGCTGCAGCAAGAGTAATAACCACATCAGATCAAATATTAACAGAACTTGTAAATCTCAAAAGATAATAATTTATAGATTTCAAATTAATTCACATTAGAGAAAATAATTATTTTGTAATATAATCATCGGAGGTGTGTTATTTGATTAAAGTAACGAATTTAGGAGGTAAAGAGTTTTATATAAATCCTGATATGATTGAAAAAATAGAGGCAAGACCAGATACAACAATTCTTTTAAATAATGGGCATATTTATATAGTTAGAGAGAATATAGATGAAATAATTAAAGAAATAGTAAACTTTAAAAGTAAAATATTTTCTGCTGGTTTTCAAAGAGGTGATTAGATGGATATTTCAAGTATTGTTGGACTTGTTTTGGCACTTGCTGCGATAGGAATTGGGGCAGCAGCTGATCCTACGGCTTTAATTGATGGGCCATCGTTTTTTATCACGGTTGTAGGATCAATAGCCGGAATGTTTATAGCAGCTCCTAAAGATGTATCATTTAAGTTTTTTAGTGCTGTGATGATGGGTATTAAAGAACCAAAAATAGATTCGGTAGATACCTTAAAAACATTATATTCCTTTGCAGAAAAAGCAAGAAGAGAGGGACTTATTTCTTTAGAAGCAGATTTGGAAGGATTAGAAAATGAATTTATGAAAGATGGATTAAGAGCTGCTGTTGACGGAACGGACCCAGAAGAAATAAGAAAAATTTTAGAAATAAAAATGGAATTATTTGAAGCAGAGCAGGGAAAATGGGCAAGTGTTTTAAATACATGGGGAACATTAGCACCAGCATATGGAATGATAGGAACATTAATCGGGTTGATAATGATGTTAAAAACCTTAAATGATCCAACAACAATAGGACCTAAAATGGCAATAGCACTTATTACAACATTATATGGTGCATTTATCGCAAATATTTTTTCTTTACCTATAGCAGAAAAAATTGGTAGAAGAACAGGATTACAGGTAAATCAATTGAGAATGATAACAGAAGGAATATTATCTATAGTTTCTGGTGAAAATCCAAGACTCATGGAAGAAAAATTAAAAGCATTTTTATCACCAGCAGATAAGCAAAAATATGAGTCTGAAAAAGAAGGGTGATTTAAATGGCAAAATGTAAAAAAGAAGAAGGGCCACCACCACCACCTGGTTGGATGGCAACATTTAGTGATTTGAATTCGTTATTAATGACTTTTTTTGTTATGTTGTTTTCTATGTCGTCAGTTTCACCTGGGAAATTTCAACAGGCAGCTGTTAGTTTTAGAAGTCCTTTTAGTGGGACTCCGCCAAGTGTTTTAACGGGTGGGCGAAGTCTTTCAGAAGAGAGTTTGATTACTTCAAATCCTGGTATAAGAGTTGAACTTTTCAGACTTCAAGATAATCCAAAATACAAGGGAAGAATAACAATAGAGGAAAATGATAGAGGAACAATTATTAAAATGCAGGATATGGCATTTTTTGAACCAGGGAGTGCCAGATTGACAGCAGATGCAAAAGAATTGTTATATAAACTGGGTATAATATTAATAGAACATTCCAATAATGAAATAGAAATATATGGTTTTACCGATGATAGACCGCCTCAAAATACATCAATATATCCATCTAATTGGCATTTAGCAGCAGCCAGAGCGGCAAGTGTTGCTAAATTTTATGCGGATGAAATGAAACAAAAAAGAACACTTGAGAGATTAGCAGATGTAAAAGAAGGAAAATTTGATCCAGAATATTATTATAATGCAGATAGATTCTTTCCAATTGCAGTTGGAGATAAAGATATAATAAATGATATAGAAAATTTAAAATCAAATATAGAAGCACAAAAACTAAAATTAAAAGAAGATTTTGAAAAGGGGAAAATAAATATTTCCAATATGAAATTAGAAGAAAAAAAATTAGAAGAGCAATATAAAAAAAATTTGGAAATTTTGAGAAAAAAATATAGAAGAATAGATTTATTGATATTGAGGCAGCGCTTAAGATAGTGAGGTGAATTTTAATGGCTGATGAAGAAATTCAAGAAGAAGGTCAGGAAGAAGGCAAAAAAGGTCCCAATATTAT belongs to Marinitoga sp. 1197 and includes:
- the fliK gene encoding flagellar hook-length control protein FliK encodes the protein GQKEGVKIKEILATEEVKNKKIETKAKNTEKIKGKINKIIKELIEKENKLPEEIKKEDYIFYKEKLGLIISNLDEANLLIIQKNVISSNILKKDINEIIKVKFNTGLVGYIENNKKEKMKLILLNEKTKKIDNANSNIDILKNDLKSIIENKIKIFKRSNEKNKILYSDEKVDLLIAKHSLKKNTLKKVLKEKTSITSKNIMSNVKIIKKVISDDAEIILKKKNSDINVKNIIKYMDSMTYKIYKNDYKEDEKNILNLKTLNKYRGKTNLNSNNINYLHPLIELNNSSNKNNNVYVKTVSLNKILPEIQNLIEKARNFPKYFERTVFKINPPDLGNIEITIIKSHKNVKIQFSLENNENRKELEKRIEPLLINLKEKYEKVEFLFESEVEEQNKENHNNDRNNNEEEKFSDENKSSKKNEKKKSEDKQFFNILRGEYYD
- a CDS encoding flagellar hook-basal body complex protein; this translates as MLRAMFSGQSGLKNFQTQLDVIGNNISNVNTVGYKTSRVTFQNTLSQTLSESRGASGQFGGTNAIQVGLGSKIASIDKIMTQGSLQNTGNKTDMAIKGEGFFVLSDGLSKYFSRAGNFTLDSEGHFVNPSSGMKLQGWNAKVTDTGKRYIDSNEPIQDITISPNLVMEARETTFLNLSDNLNSDVGIKETTMTIKSSSGDVVPVKFTFERIMSEQYKDRIVYRWHAEPVDPDKNYELLGGSNYGEVELDEVGNVLRWSNYPGHVVRANAANDFNSSFPAGSRIDLGKNGIDWPLRAYGDISVSDSNGSPVTLLSQDDDDGSGTIDASDRPDILIYRDATNPNQVTIQVSDNAGTTYTGTITTDGTFYDLNRLFAQGVTLDDGAGNKITLKNLILDSGISESVALLPVGQANALSVELYQSSSDDKTEWGLDGIYMTDTKGELIPKYQDEDNRLQLTDGTNQRDVKFLGGISLKDSQNNEIFYDPRDIAFSVDATGNVTITLKVEESGTLKTVTFTDADGNSASADTVEEFNSKMESGWKSADGKYTISGLSVIEANATDTFVNTTTNTSGETSEAGTVRYVAAKKIIQTPVSGELRLIDTENSQNYKIAEYENPNVVISTKVYDSLGNDYDINIKYSKISDNTWYWKAETVDGQPLYKITEDGTTTSDPAEGVIAFDGKGQYLTSRWRLDSVGYVDYNTSDNDNGSIGFWFDPASTGASPNERVAPASVAAAGPVKVNLNMYDLTQFAAPNSVNIADQDGNAKGVLQNFTINDLGEVLGIFSNGKSDLIAQVAVAKFTNPGGLIDMGNSLFTQSENSGIAKIGSFGEEGAGTLISGALEMSNVDLSEEFTKMITAQRGFQAAARVITTSDQILTELVNLKR
- a CDS encoding flagellar motor protein MotB, whose product is MAKCKKEEGPPPPPGWMATFSDLNSLLMTFFVMLFSMSSVSPGKFQQAAVSFRSPFSGTPPSVLTGGRSLSEESLITSNPGIRVELFRLQDNPKYKGRITIEENDRGTIIKMQDMAFFEPGSARLTADAKELLYKLGIILIEHSNNEIEIYGFTDDRPPQNTSIYPSNWHLAAARAASVAKFYADEMKQKRTLERLADVKEGKFDPEYYYNADRFFPIAVGDKDIINDIENLKSNIEAQKLKLKEDFEKGKINISNMKLEEKKLEEQYKKNLEILRKKYRRIDLLILRQRLR
- a CDS encoding flagellar FlbD family protein; the encoded protein is MCYLIKVTNLGGKEFYINPDMIEKIEARPDTTILLNNGHIYIVRENIDEIIKEIVNFKSKIFSAGFQRGD
- a CDS encoding flagellar hook assembly protein FlgD, with protein sequence MINGINNLNYFSPSSQLNSNEPKKELDKDAFLKILMTQLKYQDPTNTMNDKEFISQMSQLSSTEQIMNMSKSFQEMVSSQMNLFKVQASNLIGKTVVVENNKINLTGGFSDAIVYNLEEPTKVYVDIYDKKNNLVYTRELGIQEEGMKTFNWDGISTNGVKMPDGEYKYEIYTFRDGKKEKIGGLDGGKVDAVQFDDNKFYVLVNGQKYSTEKIIEISEI
- a CDS encoding motility protein A, translating into MDISSIVGLVLALAAIGIGAAADPTALIDGPSFFITVVGSIAGMFIAAPKDVSFKFFSAVMMGIKEPKIDSVDTLKTLYSFAEKARREGLISLEADLEGLENEFMKDGLRAAVDGTDPEEIRKILEIKMELFEAEQGKWASVLNTWGTLAPAYGMIGTLIGLIMMLKTLNDPTTIGPKMAIALITTLYGAFIANIFSLPIAEKIGRRTGLQVNQLRMITEGILSIVSGENPRLMEEKLKAFLSPADKQKYESEKEG